In one Nicotiana sylvestris chromosome 8, ASM39365v2, whole genome shotgun sequence genomic region, the following are encoded:
- the LOC138875530 gene encoding secreted RxLR effector protein 161-like, giving the protein MESIPYSSIVGSLMYAQTCTRPDISFAVEMQGRYQSNLGIDHWKAAKKVLRYLKGTKDYMLMYRRSKHLEVVGYSDSNFAGCIDTRKSTFGYLFQLAEGAM; this is encoded by the coding sequence ATGGAATCAATTCcttactcttctattgttggtagTCTGATGTATGCTCAGACTTGCACAAGACCGGATATTAGTTTTGCGGTCGAAATGCAAGGAAGATATCAGAGTAACCTAGGAATTGATCACTGGAAAGCTGCAAAGAAAGTTTTGAGGTACCTGAAAGGAACAAAGGATTACATGCTCATGTATAGGAGGTCCAAGCATTTAGAAGTTGTTGGATACTCGGATTCAAATTTCGCTGGATGTATTGACACTAGAAAATCCACGTTTGGTTATTTGTTCCAATTAGCTGAAGGAgcaatgtaa
- the LOC138875531 gene encoding uncharacterized protein, with protein sequence MAKIPYSSAVGILMYAMVCTRPDIAHVVGVVSRFLENPEKEYWEASKLQKCVTLSTTKAEYIAATEAGKEMIWLKRFLQELGLRRMEYVVYYDNQSAIDLRKNSMYHARTKYIDVRYHWIREQVENKSLQVKKIHTSENPADMLTKVVPRDKFELCKELVAIPFHSLASSVTVFNGLNFSEWRKQVQFHLGVMDLDLGLLNDKPVAITNSSSADEKSFYKIWERSNRLSLMFMRMNIANNIKSTIPQTESAREYLKFVEERFRSTDKSLAGTLMVELTTMKFDGSCSMQNHIIEMTNIAARLQTLGMKVNDSFLVQFILNSLPPEYGPFQINYNTIKDKWNVSELSSILIQEESRLKKQGSHSINLMGQGAGKGLKVKANKFKKKKAPAKAQHDANKENKADTCRFCNKERHYQKDFLKRKALFEKKGTISAFGFLTIQTTNPNKDFLFMGNRMKAPIEGIWTYCLILETGRHLDLLQTLYGSGFLSDGLYKLKLDIGFSESLLTVQYNVGIKRSSLNESSTYLWHRQKSQATDALKVFINEVERQLDRKVKIIRSDKCGEYYGKYNESGQCPGPFAKFLEERDICAQYTMPGTPQQNGVAERRNQKLMDMVRSMISNSSLPKSLWMYALKTVVYLLNRVPSKAVPKTPFELWTGKKPSLRHLHVWGCLAEARVYNPQEKKLDSRIVSGYFIGYPEKSKGYVFYCPNHSSRIVETGNARFIENGEVSGSVEKQCGN encoded by the exons ATGGCCAAGATTCCTTACTCCTCTGCTGTTGGAattttgatgtatgcaatggtatgcactcGACCAGATATTGCTCATGTAGTCGGTGTTGTTAGCAGATTTCTCGAAAATCCAGAAAAAGAGTATTGGGAAGCT TcgaagttgcagaagtgtgtcaCACTATCTACAACTAAAGCGGAGTATATTGCGGCTACTGAAGCTGGCaaagagatgatatggctcaagagatttcttcaagaacttggaTTACGACGGATGGAGTATGTAGTCTATTACGACAATCAGAGTGCAATAGACCTGAGAAAAAACTCCATGTACCATGCGAGAACAAAATACATCGACgtcagatatcattggattcgtgagcaagtggagaacaaatcacttcaagtcaaaaagattcacacgagtgaaaatcctgcagatatgttgacaAAAGtagtaccaagagacaagttcgagctttgcaaagaacttgtcg CTATCCCTTTTCATTCGCTTGCTTCGTCTGTTACTGTGTTCAACGGATTGAACTTCTCTGAATGGCGTAAACAAGTCCAGTTCCACTTAGGTGTGATGGATCTTGACTTGGGTCTGCTAAATGATAAACCCGTTGCCATTACTAATTCGAGCAGTGCGGATGAGAAGTCTTTCTATAAAATATGGGAACGCTCTAACAGGCTAAGCCTTATGTTTATGCGAATGAATATTGCCAACAATATTAAGAGTACTATTCCACAAACAGAAAGTGCCAGGGAATACCTGAAGTTTGTGGAAGAACGTTTTCGTTCTACAGATAAGTCTCTCGCTGGTACACTAATGGTTGAACTCACGACCATGAAGTTTGATGGGTCGTGTAGTATGCAAAATCATATCATCGAGATGACTAACATTGCAGCAAGACTTCAGACCTTAGGGATGAAAGTGAATGATTCTTTCTTGGTTCAGTTTATTCTGAACTCGTTGCCTCCTGAGTATGGACCTTTTCAAATTAACTATAACACTATTAAAGATAAGTGGAATGTTAGTGAATTGTCCAGTATACTTATTCAGGAGGAGTCAAGACTGAAGAAACAAGGGAGTCATTCAATTAACCTCATGGGTCAAGGAGCTGGTAAAGGACTTAAAGTGAAGGCCAATAAGTTCAAGAAGAAAAAAGCACCCGCTAAAGCTCAACATGATGCTAACAAGGAAAATAAGGCAGATACATGTCGTTTCTGTAACAAGGAAAGACACTATCAGAAAGATTTCCTAAAACGTAAAGCATTGTTTGAAAAGAAAGGTACAATTAGTGCTTTT GGATTCCTTACGATCCAAACTACAAATCCAAATAAGGATTTCTTGTTCATGGGAAATCGTATGAAGGCTCCAATCGAAGGCATATGGACTTATTGTTTGATCCTAGAGACTGGACGTCACCTTGATCTATTACAGACTCTTTAT GGTTCTGGTTTTCTTAGTGAtggtttatataaattgaaactcgATATTGGTTTTTCTGAATCCCTTCTTACTGTTCAATATAATGTTGGAattaaacgtagttcactaaatgaAAGTTCTACTTACTTGTGGCATAGAC aaaaatctcaagcaaCAGATGCTCTCAAGGTATTTATTAATGAGGTTGAAAGGCAATTAGATAGAAAGGTGAAAATCATTAGGTCAGATAAATGTGGTGAATATTATGGAAAATATAATGAATCAGGACAATGTCCAGGTCCATTTGCAAAGTTCCTCGAGGAACGTGACATATGTGCACAATATACTATGCCaggaacacctcaacaaaatggtgtggcAGAAAGGCGTAATCAAAAACTTATGGATATGGTTAGGAGCATGATAAGTAATTCCTCATTACCCAAATCATTGTGGATGTATGCTCTTAAAACCGTTGTATATTTATTAAATAGGGTTCCTAGTAAGGCAGTTCCAAAGACCCCTTTTGAACTGTGGACAGGAAAGAAACCTAGTTTAAGGCACCTGCATGTTTGGGGTTGCCTAGCGGAAGCTAGAGTTTATaatccacaagaaaagaaattagattCTCGAATAGTAAGTGGTTACTTTATTGGTTACCCAGAGAAATCTAAAGGGTATGTGTTTTACTGTCCAAACCATAGTTCGAGAATTGTTGAAACCGGTAATGCAAGATTCATTGAGAATGGTGAAGTTAGTGGGAGTGTTGAAAAGCAGTGTGGAAATTAA